A DNA window from Paramormyrops kingsleyae isolate MSU_618 chromosome 10, PKINGS_0.4, whole genome shotgun sequence contains the following coding sequences:
- the tmsb1 gene encoding thymosin beta 1: MSDNNPVNEQVQNFDKKCLKKTTTSEKNTLPTKEDIEQEKRAEASK, from the exons ATGAGCGACAACAATCCAGTCAACGAGCAAGTTCAGAACTTCGATAAGAAGTGTCTAAAGAAGACCACCACATCTGAAAAGAATACCCTTCCCACCAAGGAGG ATATCGAGCAGGAGAAGCGAGCGGAGGCCTCCAAATGA